Proteins encoded together in one Panthera uncia isolate 11264 chromosome A2, Puncia_PCG_1.0, whole genome shotgun sequence window:
- the TLE5 gene encoding TLE family member 5 encodes MQLRRRPAAASGVAPPRPALTRAAPSPQGSSHLPQQLKFTTSDSCDRIKDEFQLLQAQYHSLKLECDKLASEKSEMQRHYVMYYEMSYGLNIEMHKQAEIVKRLNGICAQVLPYLSQEHQQQVLGAIERAKQVTAPELNSIIRQQLQAHQLSQLQALALPLTPLPVGLQPPSLPAVSAGTGLLSLSALGSQAHLSKEDKNGHDGDTHQEDDGEKSD; translated from the exons atGCAGCTGCGCCGCCGGCCGGCCGCCGCCTCGGGggtcgccccgccccgcccggccctGACCcgggccgccccctccccacagggcTCCTCTCACCTACCCCAGCAACTCAAATTCACCACCTCGGACTCCTGCGACCGCATCAAGGATGAGTTTCAGCTGCTGCAGGCTCAGTATCACAG CCTGAAGCTCGAATGTGACAAGCTGGCCAGTGAAAAATCAGAGATGCAGCGTCATTACGTGATG tACTACGAGATGTCCTACGGCTTGAACATCGAGATGCACAAGCAG GCTGAAATCGTCAAGAGGCTGAATGGGATTTGTGCCCAGGTCCTACCCTACCTTTCCCAAGAG CACCAACAGCAGGTCTTGGGAGCCATCGAGAGAGCTAAGCAGGTCACGGCTCCTGAGCTGAACTCCATCATCCGA CAGCAGCTCCAAGCCCATCAGCTGTCCCAGCTGCAggccctggccctgcctctgACCCCGCTGCCGGTGGGGCTGCAGCCGCCTTCGCTGCCGGCCGTCAGCGCGGGCACCGGCCTCCTCTCGCTGTCCGCGCTGGGCTCCCAGGCCCACCTCTCCAAGGAAGACAAGAACGGGCACGACGGGGACACCCACCAGGAGGATGACGGCGAGAAGTCGGATTAG